The Tripterygium wilfordii isolate XIE 37 chromosome 21, ASM1340144v1, whole genome shotgun sequence genome segment GTAGCTCTTATGTAATTCAACACTCTTTTTTGACATTAATCTTACTGTTTGCAGCCTTTGTTTGTCCAAGTAATTCTTCTGTAACTTCTAGTGTATTTTGATATTTAGGTTTCGGCTTTCTTAGAAATCCATGATATAGCTGGACTTGTTAGAGGTGCGCATCAAGGACAAGGGCTGGGCAACAGTTTCTTATCACACATTCGTGCTGTTGATGGAATTTTTCATGTTCTTCGTAAGATACCAAATCATCTATTTCAATCTTTCACTTTTGCTGCTGTCTTTAGATATATGGTTTCCATGATCCTAAATTTTATGGCTGTTTGTTGACCATTCTTTTACCTTGTCAACTTCTAACTAAATGTATGATTCTTTCTGTGCatgatgaagttttttttttttttttgaattgagtGATTGATTGAATTTATGGTCTTACGTTCTTTTTCCTGTTAATCTTTCATGTGTGTCTAAGAGCTGACTTAGCAACCATACATCAGTCGCATTTGGTATGGCCTTTGATCCAGGAATAGAGTGGCCCATTCCTGGTAAAGCTagtccaatgtttcgttggcCTTTGAACTCGCAAGTGGAACATTTCATTCTTAGTCACAAGGAATGGGGGATCCCATGTGCCACAAACCACCTTTCCTTAAGGAATGACTGGGTTTCTTGGAAAATTTTCCCGTAATGCATATAATGTATTGCATATTAATAGAACAATTAATGTACTTTTTTCGAGCAGCgctatatttttatttcatttgatataagtataattatcaaaatatatcaatatatgtacATTGTATGTTATATTATAAATGTTACTACATATAACAATTAATTacataatatattaatttaatgttTGCTCAAAGGAAGGGTATAATTGGTCATTCAAATCTTATTTCCATCTTTATGTAGGCACCCATGAGTCTCACTAGTTGTTCCAAACTTTACCGTTTTATTCCCATGTCCTTGGGTACCAAACATAGCCTTACTTAAAAGTTTAAGGGTTCATTACTTGATTGGATTCTAAGCTTCATGGTTTGCCATGCAATTCGATAATTTTTCATGCATATGTTTGTTATGCACTTCTTATTTGTTTCACTGCCTCCTTCTCATTGTCTTCTTATTGACCATTTACTCTAGGAGCATTTGAAGATCCTGATATCGTCCATGTTGATGACACTGTGGATCCTGTGAGGGATTTGGAGGTTATTAGTGCAGAGTTACGACTAAAGGTTGCTTTTATGGAATTCTCATGATCATTATCTTTCTTGaaacttgtttatatttatctGTCTTCTACCTAGGATGCTTTGAAAAATGCTTTGTTATGTAGTGCATCAGTAACACACTGAAGGATTATCGCTTGATTGGTAATTTGGCACCGATTGGATTtgttgttgctgtaatcttTTATCTGATTTGATTGTAGGATGTGGAATTTATAGAGAGGAGGATAGAGGATGTTGAAAAGAGCATGAAGAGGAGCAATGACAAGCAGTTAAAGATAGAGCATGAGCTTTGTCAAAGGGTGTGTGCAGACATTTTAGTTCTTCTTTGTGCATACTATTATCGGGTTGTGCTGGTGTGATGTCTTTGTCTGctgtttattttatttggagTAGCCAAGTTATAGCAATAGTCATTGAGGCTTCTATAATGACAGGCTGTTCTATAGGTCACAGTTAGCCTTATCTCTGGTGGCCTTGTCATAAACAAGTTTTGTTACATTGTTATCGAGGGACAACAAATTTGGATTCTAAGAATGGTAACAATGATCAAGAAAAACTTCATACTTTATGTATCATTGCTCTTGTTCCACCAGATTGAATGCTAATATATCTTGAAGCTTTAACTCATGCATAAGGCGGTGATAAAGACACCTATTAATATTGTTATCCTCAGATATTGTAGTATTGTACAATGAGCAGGCAATATAAAAGTATGATGTGTTGAACTGGATTTGTTTCTAACATAGAGTGATGGTGTCTCTCCGTATCTGCAGGTCAAGGCATCGCTTGAGGAAGGTAAAGATATTCGTCTAGGGGACTGGAAAGCTGCTGATATTGAGATACTTAATACTTTTCAATTGCTTACTGCCAAACCTGTTGTTTACTTGGTAATTATTATTACTTCTCTATCTTCTAGTTCTATATTAGTAGAAACTAGAAATTAGAATCCCGCGGGTGTTTGGATCATTTAGTCGTGCTGTTGCTTGTTGTATCTAGtgttttgatattcttttcaagcGGTCtgtatattctctctctctctctctctctctctcgggtGACCTTAGGTTGTATTGCTAATATAGTGTGTGAACAATTAAGTGTTACAATGAGAAGAAGTTTGCATGTTTGTTCAACCAATTAATTTACTAATTCTTTTGTGCCTTGCCGAAAATTTATTAGAGGATAGAAATTTTGATGAAATCTTATTAGTGGGGTCGCAGCTTTGtctttttgtttctgtttatgCTATTTTGCTattcttcttgttgttctttGCTTGGTTTTAAAATGTTGCTAAGGATTTTGATCATCATTATTCTCATTATCAACAGGTTAATATGAATGAGAGAGATTaccaaagaaagaagaacaagTTCTTGCCAAAGATTCATGCTTGGTACGCCGAGTGTCTTTCTTTTTATGTACCATCTGTGTACTGAGAGTTTTGGAAAAGAAGAAATCTGattgtttttatattattttgtccAGATATCTTAATAAAAACATCTGTTTAATTTGTAGGGTACAGGAACACGGTGGTGAACTAATTATTCCTGTCAGCTGCTCATTAGAGAGGAATCTTGCTGATATGCCACCAGATGAAGCGGCAAAGTATTGTGAGGAGAACAAGGTACAAAGGTGAGTTTTGACTTAGTTCTTTTCTATCAATGAAAAAGCATTTGATTGTCTACTAATGTTATTTTGTGGAGTAATACTCAAAATAAAGTTTGTTGCTTGTTAAATGCTAGAGAAGAAAGAGTAATTAAGATTTTCAATAATCTTTTGAAATAGTAGCTAGTGGAGCTAGAGTGAATATTTTAGTTGACATCTTTCGAAATAGAATTATTTGTTCTCACTTCCCGAATCTTCCACTTTTTTAATTCTACTAAATAGATTTTCAATTTAGTGCTTTCTTGTAGTTGAAACTttttctgttatttttttttgttggttttgggAGCTTTGGAGGATGAATTTCTGGAGGTGTGCAATATGGGAAAATATGGTACCATAAGTATGTAACTGAGTTCTTCATGCTCAATTTTTTACAGTGGCCTTCCAAAGATCATAAAGACTGGGTTCTCTGCAATTAATCTCATTTACTTTTTTACCGCTGGCCCTGATGAGGTAAATATTTGTGCTTTATTTTTCCTTATGGATGCATTTTTTTGTATGTGATGTGACTCATTGGTAgcactttctagtttctacccTCTCCTGCTTCATTCATGCAGTCAAATTTGAATGACTGAGGCAACTGTCTCTTTCTCCCTCTCCGCCCCTACCCTTCTATTGGTGGTTGTGGATATAAGTGTTTGTGCATGCATTTTATTCTGTCGATACTCGATATATATAAGCCTTGAACACTTGAATGTTTGCGTTTGCAGGTGAAGTGCTGGCAAATAAGACGCCAGACAAAGGCTCCTCAAGCTGCGGGGGCTATCCATACTGATTTTGAGAAAGGATTTATTTGTGCTGAGGTAGCTCCTATTTCATGATTTTTGACAATTggcaattattatttatcaattttttttgattaaattttagctttttatttatattttttattttacccCTTTTCAATAGAAATTTGAGTACTTATCTAGTTATCTCGCAAAGCTTCACGTATTTATTTCTTTCAATTAGTCACTTAGCTAGGCAGTGACCAATGAGAATGTGCTATATTCTGTGGGGTTTGATTTATTCAGTTATTTTGTATCTGCATCGAAAGGGTTCAAGTTTGTTACTCCTGTGACCTTCGACTCGTAAAGTGATTCAGAAGAAAGAAACCAGTGCACTCACTGATAACTGATTAGAGATTTTCTGTATTGGTCTCCTATCATTATTGACAAACAAATCATTACATACCTGCACAATTCTATCGTGCATcacatattttcaaaatatagtTTTTAGCAAATAATTGTTGCTGCATGTCATCtacattttaacattttttttctgCTGCTAAAACTTAAAAGCAGGTTGATTTTCTTAGTTTTCTTAGTGCTGGTTTTATTCATTGCATGGCTATTTCCCTGCTCTTCTTACATTTTTTTACTTGTACTAACTTGAATATTCATATGTTCTGAAAGTGACTTAGCTTTGATTTCTTGTTCACATCTAGGTCATGAAATTTGAGGACCTGAAAGAACTTGGTAGTGAGGCAGCTGTCAAGGTATTGCTTAAATAGCAAATTTACGTAGAATTTTTCGTCCTCTCTGCCATAGCATGATAAATTATTTGCAGCTCTGCATTAAAGAAGTAATTACTTCAACTACagtaaaataatatttagaAAACGAttttagaatgaagaaaaagaggGAAGATAGAGAAGAACTGCAATGTTTACATGGGAGTAATGTTATTACACGTGTGCCATCTTGActttttaataacaaaatatgaCCGGAGCAATTTTGCAAAGTCTCCCCAAGCTAAAAATGTATGCGGAAAATGTTTCTTTGAATATGATCTATTCAAAACAGTCATTTGCTTGTCCTCTCTATTGATTAGTCTTATTTGTGGAAAATGTATGTTAAATTCAATGTCTTGTAATTTTATTGGTACAGGCTGCTGGAAAGTACAAACAAGAGGGAAAAACTTATGTTGTCCAAGATGGTGACATaatattcttcaaatttaacgTTTCCGGTGGTGGTAAGAAGTGAGATTCAGTGACAATGTGTTCTCTTTTTAAACAGAGGATATTTGTCTCCGCGTCTCTGTAGTTTGTAGAAGCTCAGGCTTGATACAGTTAGAAAAAGTATTGCTAAAACTTCAGAGAGCCGTCAGGATTATATGGGTTCTCTGTCATATGCAGTTTTGATGATTGAGATTCTATATTGTTTCTTTTGGTATCAATTATGAATATGAATCGATGATCGATGATCCCGCTTAATAAGCCCTATTAACTTGTTAAAAGGTTGAGCTACTATGACAGGATTAATGAATCCTGTACCATGGCTTGAATGGCTAATACACGGATTGAAAGTGCATTAGTCAAGATGTGCTGTATGTTAGGGTTTCAAGCATCGTTGTTTATTAAATGACTCTACGCTAAGTACTGTCATGTACATTGCAGCACATAGAAAGAATTGAATGGTGTTGCTCCAGAGCCCTTTATTCACAAGAGATACCCTAAAGACTTCAATTATAAGATCATTATTAGCAGATGATCATCAATACATCTGGACAATATTATGAGCACCTTTTTATAACTGGAAACAATATTCATGTTAACTCATGCATATTAAATTTTAGTATCTGAAAATCCATGGACTGTTACAGTTCCTGAGATTATCCTGTTACAGAAGAAAATGGTATACCAACCATAATGACAGAAGTAAAGTGAATCAAAGTACATGTTCACCATCCAGCCACTCAAGTGTAGGCAGAAGCTTAACAAGAAATGACTTGAAGTTTTCGTTGGTGATTGCATTCCCTGCTATGTCTAACTGTGTCAAACTCAATCCTTCGAAAATAAGAGAGAATTTCCAGTAATCTGAGGCATTGATGCTACTTGTCATAGTTTCGTCATGATTCCGTTCACTTTCAACCAGATGAAGAAATGGAGAAGAGCACAAGTACTTTTTTGTGTCAATGGAGTGTGCACCTATCTCATTGTATGAAATATCTAAAACTTTTAATGACTTGAGGGACCTAAGAGGCTCCAAGGCAGAGACACTTCCGAGTTTGTTGTTCTTCAGACACAAGCAGGAGAGAAGCTGCATAGCCTCCAATCCTGTCAAAATTGAGACCCATGGTAAGATATAGTTCTCTTGCTCAGCTAGTAAATGAGAAAACATTGAGAAAGATACAGTTCATTCCAAAAGCATATCAAGCCGTAGTCAAAGCTCTATCTTTTCTACTTTTTTAACAAGCAAAAATGCCAGATCAGCAGTAGAGCGTATAGTACACCAAATTTGTGTAGCAACAATCTATATATAGTTAAACTCAATGTTTCATTCTTTATTTTGAATGGAACGGGAATTTTAATGAGAAGAGCACCAAAGAGAGGCAGTCAGATTCAAACAAGATCAAACTGGTACAGCAGCTATCTTAACCCGAAGGCTTCATAtaagattaaaaaaacacaaacacaaacaatgtTAATTCTTAGGAAAGATATAACAAATTCATAGACCGAAAATAGGATAGAAAATACTATCAACCTAATTTTTCATGAGATCAACAACCTCAGACATAGTTTACCTTCTATTGATCTAATATCATTGTGGCTAAGGTCCAGCATTTGAACCCATAATAAGTTCTCAATAGATCCCAGTCGTGATATGGATAAATTATTCAGCCGTAGGCAGACAGGGACGCCAATACCCAATGAAGTCAAGTCTTTATAGTGAAAACAGCGTTCCAGCAAAGATTCCCTACATGAAGTCACCTGCAAAGTTATCAGAATGTGAGAAAGTCCTCAGCTTAAGTAAAGGATCAAGTTAACTACCATAAATGATAAGAGTGAAATTCTACTGATGTGATTGTGATCAAAGGTATCAAAATATCCACTTAAAAGAATATGGATCAAAACATTCCATTTATGTCAAGTATAATTATCTACAAAAATTATGGCCTGCAAGTAAATAGTTAATCCAACAAGAATATCATAGGATATCGACAAAATTCCAATCAATGGACAAATCACAAAAATGCAAATGTCAGCGGTAAGAACTTGAGTCCAAAAAAATTGCACACGCATATTGGCCATCACAACAATGAAGATGAAAGGAGTCAAGGACTAGACTTTCTAGAGAGAAATCTGAAACAAGAGGAACTCACTTTCTGCAATAAAGCCAAGCTGTGTTTATCCTTGTAGTATTCAGCATGCATTGGGTCCAACCTGATAAGTTCAGTATACAGTTTAAGAACTTCCTCAGAATAGACCAACTTGTTTGTAGATGGAAACGTTAAAGCATCATGAGCCGTCAACAGTCTTGCAAGAGTGAGCTTTCCAATTTTActacaaaaaataatgaaagcaTCAGATCAAATCTCTAATTCAAAATCAGTATCAAATCAATTAAACTTACCAGTCCATCTCTGACAACTCTCTAAAGTGATCAATCTCTTCAGCTATAATATCCACGTGCCATTTAGAATCTACTGGCTCGTGGTCATCGTTTTCATTCAATTGACGGAAAGGGAGGATGGGACTTGCTTCCCCAATTTTAGTTTCATAGAAGTTTTTGTCTTCCCATGAAATAGATGTTCCATCCTGCCTAGCAGCAGGATCTGTTTCAACTTCTTGCGCATTTACTTTGAATGCAAATTGAAAAGGCTGGCCCTGGAGGGAACCACTTGAGGAAAAGATTCCCTGAGAATGCCAAACACTAACTTCCACTGAATTGGCTTTCAAAGCCTCAAGCTTTATATCATGGAAACTCAGATATGCCACCCAAATTTGAGAGAGATGAGAGTCATTTGTTGACAGTGGTTTCCAATTTAGATCATTGATTATGCTAAGCTCTGACTTAACTgttattgttgatttgtttaCACCTTCAACAGGCTGATTGAAATAGAGAACCAGTGGTAATTTTCCTGATTCAAAATGCAAGGTGGAAAaggtagaagaagaaggagagccATAAAGGAACCTATCACTCGATACAGTGAGTTCAGAACCATGAGCAGGCCAAGTAGAAATGAGACTTGGAGATTCAGCATTAAATGTTtgataaagaagccaaagatGATAAAACCAACCACTTTGATCATCTGGGTCAGTAAAAAGAGCTTGATGTACAAATTCATACTCCTTCTTCAGAATATCTTCTTTGGACAAAAATCCCTCAACCTTTTTCTTGAGCAAGTTAGACAGAAGTACACTGCAGTGCAGTAAAGTAAACATAATAACAATACTTCAGTCAGAAAGAAACACCAGACAGgagtatttaacaaaaaaaattcacagacTTATTCAAGCTCTCTGTGCTAGTACTATGAATTCCAATCTCAAGTACCGAGGCCTTCTATATGTGATTTCTTCAGATTCTATTCAGTTCATGAGAAGAATAAATTCGTAATTCACAGAACAAAACGAAAACAACCTACAGGTCGTGGGTTCAAATTTTGGCAAAAAAAGAAGCACTCAGGGCATTAATGCACAAAGCTACATACATCTTGCCCTTCCCAGACACATCAACTACGGGAACCTTGCACAAGGAAGTTAATGTTTACAAAATGAATATTAAACATGTAACTCTTGCAACTCCACTGATAAAAAAAACTGTCATCAGGTAGAAAATCATGTGAACGAACTGGGAAACCATAATTTCCAGCAGTTAAAAAGTATTTTTTAGGATTTGATTGCTGCATTAATCTCCATCAGACCAATTTCTTATAGAGCCTTACGTACTGACAAGACAAAGAACCAGCTCTCTCTTCTAACTTTCTTTGCTAAAGAAACATCAGATTTCACCACATAAGAAGTCAATAACAGTTAATACCTACGGTTATGCCATGCTGAATAATTGCTAAAATTTGTTTCTATCATGTTCTCCGTGTAATCTAGTTCATCCTTATCCGATCTGTTGTTCAATGCTGTCACAAACCTGCAACAATATACAAGAGACAAATTGAGGAATGAAAATGACGGTAATCTGAATATCAAATATTAGATGTCAAGGCAGGATCTTAACCTCCTGTAATTCCAAGCATGGAAGTTCCGTGAATCAGCCTTCTGGAAATGGTCCAGAAGCTTTAACTCATCATCTATAGAGGAATGTCCCTCAGCTATAACCCACTTCCGGTGATGCCATGCTCCATAAGCCTTATAATTTTGTCTCAATGCACTCACCACCTACATACCAATTCATTAAAACAtattacaaacaaacaaaatgatACTTCGCCCATACCCCTAATTGCCTAAAAAGCAAATGCAAGTGACTAATAGGCTAAGTAGGCAGATTTTCGATTCTATTTCCACATGTATCAATCAAGCTAAGAACTTTTACATACGTTAAAGAAACTTaacgaaaaagaagaagtataAGAAAGGAACCACTCTAAGCTCCTCATCAAGGATCGCTTTGACAGAGCCCGCATCAGATTCAGACTGACTGAGAAAATGTTCGACAGCGAGCTTCCTATAGTTCCAAGCAGTAGAGCATTCCGGATTGATCTCCAGAAGCTTCGCGCTTACCTCTAAACCCTCCTTAGTATAGCTAAACAACACACGATAATACCATCAAAAAAAGTGAGAATCCCCTTTTGGGATCGCTAGAATCTATTAGAAAGCGAAAGAGAATGAAGCAAAATTACTT includes the following:
- the LOC119988674 gene encoding geranylgeranyl transferase type-2 subunit alpha 1 isoform X1; this translates as MHGRPRKPLKPEDVAASAAKAQKLRALQSQFLANHHEKNYTKEGLEVSAKLLEINPECSTAWNYRKLAVEHFLSQSESDAGSVKAILDEELRVVPFLYFFFFVVSALRQNYKAYGAWHHRKWVIAEGHSSIDDELKLLDHFQKADSRNFHAWNYRRFVTALNNRSDKDELDYTENMIETNFSNYSAWHNRSVLLSNLLKKKVEGFLSKEDILKKEYEFVHQALFTDPDDQSGWFYHLWLLYQTFNAESPSLISTWPAHGSELTVSSDRFLYGSPSSSTFSTLHFESGKLPLVLYFNQPVEGVNKSTITVKSELSIINDLNWKPLSTNDSHLSQIWVAYLSFHDIKLEALKANSVEVSVWHSQGIFSSSGSLQGQPFQFAFKVNAQEVETDPAARQDGTSISWEDKNFYETKIGEASPILPFRQLNENDDHEPVDSKWHVDIIAEEIDHFRELSEMDCKIGKLTLARLLTAHDALTFPSTNKLVYSEEVLKLYTELIRLDPMHAEYYKDKHSLALLQKVTSCRESLLERCFHYKDLTSLGIGVPVCLRLNNLSISRLGSIENLLWVQMLDLSHNDIRSIEGLEAMQLLSCLCLKNNKLGSVSALEPLRSLKSLKVLDISYNEIGAHSIDTKKYLCSSPFLHLVESERNHDETMTSSINASDYWKFSLIFEGLSLTQLDIAGNAITNENFKSFLVKLLPTLEWLDGEHVL
- the LOC119988674 gene encoding geranylgeranyl transferase type-2 subunit alpha 1 isoform X2, whose amino-acid sequence is MHGRPRKPLKPEDVAASAAKAQKLRALQSQFLANHHEKNYTKEGLEVSAKLLEINPECSTAWNYRKLAVEHFLSQSESDAGSVKAILDEELRVVVSALRQNYKAYGAWHHRKWVIAEGHSSIDDELKLLDHFQKADSRNFHAWNYRRFVTALNNRSDKDELDYTENMIETNFSNYSAWHNRSVLLSNLLKKKVEGFLSKEDILKKEYEFVHQALFTDPDDQSGWFYHLWLLYQTFNAESPSLISTWPAHGSELTVSSDRFLYGSPSSSTFSTLHFESGKLPLVLYFNQPVEGVNKSTITVKSELSIINDLNWKPLSTNDSHLSQIWVAYLSFHDIKLEALKANSVEVSVWHSQGIFSSSGSLQGQPFQFAFKVNAQEVETDPAARQDGTSISWEDKNFYETKIGEASPILPFRQLNENDDHEPVDSKWHVDIIAEEIDHFRELSEMDCKIGKLTLARLLTAHDALTFPSTNKLVYSEEVLKLYTELIRLDPMHAEYYKDKHSLALLQKVTSCRESLLERCFHYKDLTSLGIGVPVCLRLNNLSISRLGSIENLLWVQMLDLSHNDIRSIEGLEAMQLLSCLCLKNNKLGSVSALEPLRSLKSLKVLDISYNEIGAHSIDTKKYLCSSPFLHLVESERNHDETMTSSINASDYWKFSLIFEGLSLTQLDIAGNAITNENFKSFLVKLLPTLEWLDGEHVL
- the LOC119988675 gene encoding obg-like ATPase 1, translating into MPPKAAKGKEAPAERPILGRFSSHLKIGIVGLPNVGKSTLFNTLTKLSIPAENFPFCTIEPNEARVHVPDERFEWLCQLFKPKSEVSAFLEIHDIAGLVRGAHQGQGLGNSFLSHIRAVDGIFHVLRAFEDPDIVHVDDTVDPVRDLEVISAELRLKDVEFIERRIEDVEKSMKRSNDKQLKIEHELCQRVKASLEEGKDIRLGDWKAADIEILNTFQLLTAKPVVYLVNMNERDYQRKKNKFLPKIHAWVQEHGGELIIPVSCSLERNLADMPPDEAAKYCEENKVQSGLPKIIKTGFSAINLIYFFTAGPDEVKCWQIRRQTKAPQAAGAIHTDFEKGFICAEVMKFEDLKELGSEAAVKAAGKYKQEGKTYVVQDGDIIFFKFNVSGGGKK